In Nitrospira lenta, one genomic interval encodes:
- a CDS encoding proline--tRNA ligase: MKTSQLLIPTLREAPGEAETVSHRLMLRAGLIRKVASGIYTYLPLGLRVIRKVEQIIRDEMNRAGAQELLMPMASPAELWKETGRWDFYGKELLRFKDRHERDFCLGPTHEEIITDLFRREVKSYRQLPLNFYQIQTKFRDEIRPRFGLMRGREFLMKDAYSFDRDEAGARENYQKMYDAYHRIFTRCGLTFRAVEADTGLIGGNSSHEFMVLAETGEETVVYTDSGTFAANVERADVLPPESIESDAALPLRTVSTPNCRSIEEVTAFLKIPAHRLVKTLVYSTGKETVAVLVRGDHTVNEIKLKKALGVPEIELAGPATVEKATRAPVGFAGPVGLKGIRILADQAIPALKNVVVGGNQLDIHFVDANWGRDFSADQTLDLRNAQAGDPSPKKDGILKATKGIEVGHVFMLGTKYSQAMNATFLDAQGKECLAVMGCYGIGVGRSAAASVEQNHDERGIIWPYPIAPFHIHLIPVSQSDKTNEMTVRLYAELQAAGFDVLWDDRDDRAGVKFNDADLIGAPFQVVVGDKGLADGVVEVKVRRTGIKTRVTPAELIQHLRSAIPHVDAASPSH, encoded by the coding sequence ATGAAAACATCGCAACTTCTGATCCCTACGTTACGGGAAGCCCCCGGTGAGGCTGAAACAGTCAGCCATCGTCTTATGCTGCGCGCCGGCTTGATTCGAAAAGTCGCGTCCGGCATCTACACCTATCTCCCCCTTGGCCTGCGGGTCATCCGGAAGGTGGAACAGATCATTCGCGACGAAATGAACCGCGCTGGGGCGCAGGAACTCCTGATGCCCATGGCCTCGCCTGCGGAGCTCTGGAAGGAAACCGGCCGGTGGGACTTCTACGGGAAAGAACTGTTGCGCTTCAAAGACCGGCATGAACGGGATTTCTGCCTGGGCCCCACGCATGAAGAAATCATCACAGACCTATTCCGGCGAGAAGTGAAATCCTATCGGCAGCTCCCGCTGAACTTCTATCAGATTCAAACGAAGTTTCGCGACGAGATCCGCCCGCGCTTTGGCCTGATGCGAGGCCGCGAGTTCCTGATGAAAGACGCGTACAGCTTCGACCGCGATGAGGCCGGCGCACGCGAAAACTATCAAAAGATGTACGACGCCTACCACCGGATCTTTACCCGATGCGGCCTCACGTTTAGAGCCGTCGAAGCGGACACCGGACTCATCGGAGGGAACTCCTCGCATGAGTTCATGGTCCTTGCGGAAACCGGCGAAGAGACCGTGGTCTATACCGACAGCGGCACGTTCGCCGCCAATGTCGAACGCGCCGACGTTTTGCCTCCTGAAAGCATCGAGAGCGATGCCGCGTTGCCCCTCCGCACCGTTTCAACACCGAATTGCCGCAGCATCGAAGAGGTGACTGCCTTTCTAAAAATTCCGGCTCACCGGCTTGTGAAAACGCTCGTATACTCGACCGGCAAAGAGACCGTGGCAGTGCTCGTTCGCGGCGACCATACTGTCAACGAGATCAAGCTCAAGAAAGCATTGGGAGTTCCTGAAATCGAACTGGCAGGACCGGCAACGGTTGAGAAAGCCACCAGGGCGCCGGTCGGATTTGCCGGACCGGTCGGTCTCAAGGGAATCAGAATATTGGCGGATCAGGCTATCCCCGCACTCAAGAATGTGGTGGTCGGTGGGAATCAGCTCGACATCCACTTCGTCGATGCCAATTGGGGCCGTGACTTTTCCGCCGACCAGACCCTCGATCTTCGGAATGCCCAGGCCGGCGATCCCTCACCGAAAAAAGACGGCATCCTGAAAGCCACCAAAGGAATCGAAGTCGGTCACGTCTTTATGCTCGGCACAAAATATAGCCAGGCGATGAACGCGACATTCCTGGATGCGCAAGGGAAAGAGTGCCTTGCCGTCATGGGTTGCTATGGCATCGGGGTCGGACGGTCCGCGGCAGCCTCTGTTGAGCAAAACCACGACGAACGCGGAATTATTTGGCCTTACCCGATTGCCCCGTTTCACATCCACCTCATTCCCGTCAGCCAATCGGACAAAACCAATGAAATGACCGTCCGTCTCTATGCCGAACTACAGGCAGCGGGATTTGACGTGCTCTGGGATGACCGCGATGATCGGGCCGGAGTCAAATTCAACGACGCCGACCTCATCGGTGCTCCATTCCAAGTCGTCGTCGGAGACAAAGGGCTCGCCGACGGCGTCGTTGAAGTCAAAGTCCGACGCACTGGTATCAAAACGCGAGTGACTCCGGCTGAACTCATTCAGCATCTCCGTAGCGCTATCCCTCACGTCGACGCGGCCTCGCCTTCTCACTGA